One window of the Salvia splendens isolate huo1 chromosome 1, SspV2, whole genome shotgun sequence genome contains the following:
- the LOC121802014 gene encoding 2-methyl-6-phytyl-1,4-hydroquinone methyltransferase, chloroplastic-like, translating into MASAMLNGAENLTLLRAMAPNPNRLGLHTSRFRLPPISRSSISIRTARTPKCSISAPAPRPASQPRFIQHKKEAFWFYRFLSIVYDHVINPGHWTEDMRDDALEPADLNHRDLTVVDVGGGTGFTTLGIAKHVDAKNVTILDQSPHQLAKARQKEPLKECTIIEGDAEDLPFPTDSVDRYVSAGSIEYWPDPQRGIREAYRVLRLGGKACLIGPVYPTFWLSRFFADAWMLFPKEEEYIEWFEKAGFKNVQLKRIGPKWYRGVRRHGLIMGCSVSGVKASSGDSPLQLGPKAEDVSKPVNPLVFLARLILGAIAGAYYVLVPIYMWLKDQIVPKGQPI; encoded by the exons ATGGCTTCCGCAATGCTCAACGGCGCCGAAAATCTCACTCTCCTCCGCGCAATGGCCCCAAACCCCAACCGATTAGGTCTCCACACCTCACGTTTCCGCTTACCCCCAATCTCCCGCAGCAGCATCTCAATTCGAACTGCAAGGACTCCGAAATGCAGCATCTCTGCTCCGGCTCCACGGCCGGCGTCGCAGCCGCGGTTCATCCAGCACAAGAAGGAGGCGTTCTGGTTCTACCGATTCCTCTCCATCGTGTACGACCACGTCATAAACCCTGGCCATTGGACGGAGGATATGCGTGACGACGCGCTGGAGCCTGCCGACCTGAACCACCGCGATTTGACGGTGGTGGACGTCGGCGGAGGGACGGGGTTCACCACGCTGGGGATTGCCAAGCATGTGGATGCGAAGAACGTTACGATTCTCGATCAGTCGCCGCACCAGCTGGCGAAGGCGAGGCAGAAGGAGCCGCTCAAGGAGTGCACGATTATTGAGGGGGATGCTGAGGACCTCCCCTTCCCCACCGACTCCGTCGATCGATACGTCTCTGCTGGGAG TATTGAGTACTGGCCAGACCCACAGCGTGGAATCAGGGAAGCATACAGGGTTTTGAGACTTGGGGGAAAGGCGTGCTTGATTGGTCCCGTGTATCCAACCTTCTGGTTGTCGCGCTTCTTTGCAGATGCGTGGATGCTCTTCCCAAAGGAGGAAGAGTACATAGAGTGGTTTGAAAAGGCAGGGTTCAAGAATGTCCAACTTAAGAGGATTGGCCCAAAATGGTATCGTGGGGTTCGCAGACATGGGCTCATCATGGGATGTTCTGTCTCAGGTGTGAAAGCCAGCTCCGGGGACTCACCTCTGCAG CTTGGTCCTAAGGCTGAGGATGTATCAaaacctgtgaatccattgGTGTTTCTGGCCCGGTTGATTCTCGGTGCCATTGCAGGAGCCTACTACGTGTTGGTTCCGATTTACATGTGGCTCAAGGACCAAATCGTCCCGAAAGGGCAGCCCATATAG